A single region of the Glycine max cultivar Williams 82 chromosome 20, Glycine_max_v4.0, whole genome shotgun sequence genome encodes:
- the LOC100784766 gene encoding uncharacterized protein, with the protein MAQNNFWHIFCETRNIFEAHSRHLLTLSLIFLFPLSFSLLLSPTLSNLFNHFYTNIIPYPYNYSSTTNPNYKHHSLFFHLLYSLFTFIFSNCGVISITYSVFHFFNDQSLNLNLKSTITKSISTSFLPLLATTIVSHVIIFFVSLLYALLLVLIICGAIFFNVTTSYSSLYYFIGFLIALPLLFFLIYLQVNWTLVPVIVILESCWGLEALKRSARLVRGMKRVALSSLFVYGFFEVIVVLNGLLVTKDLNGTSDGWVLVVSYWVFIVSQSYFVAVFMVSKIAFNTVLYAYCKPNHGEVIVEEFEKEGLIGLPFHDDGKVSNAV; encoded by the coding sequence ATGGCCCAAAACAACTTCTGGCACATCTTTTGTGAAACTAGGAACATCTTCGAAGCACACTCTCGTCACTTACTAACTCTCTCACTAATCTTCCTCTTTCCCCTTTCATTCTCCCTCTTACTCTCTCCCACCCTCTCCAACCTCTTCAACCATTTCTATACCAACATTATCccttatccttataattattcttCTACAACAAACCCAAATTATAAACACCACTCTCTCTTCTTTCATCTCCTCTATTCCCTTTTCACTTTTATCTTCTCAAACTGTGGAGTCATTAGCATCACCTACAGCGTTTTCCACTTCTTCAATGACCAATCATTGAATTTGAACCTCAAATCCACAATCACCAAGTCCATCTCCACTTCCTTCTTGCCCCTCCTCGCCACCACCATCGTTTCTCATGTTATCATCTTTTTCGTTTCTCTTTTATATGCCCTTCTCTTGGTTCTTATCATTTGTGGTGCTATATTTTTCAATGTAACAACTTCATACTCTTCCCTTTACTACTTCATCGGGTTCCTTATTGCACTTCCTTtgctattttttcttatatatttgcaAGTTAACTGGACCTTGGTGCCTGTGATTGTGATCTTGGAATCATGTTGGGGTTTGGAGGCCCTCAAGAGAAGTGCGAGGTTGGTCAGAGGAATGAAAAGGGTGGCTCTGTCTTCTCTCTTCGTCTATGGTTTTTTCGAAGTGATCGTTGTGTTGAACGGCTTACTTGTGACAAAAGATCTTAACGGAACTAGTGACGGTTGGGTTCTTGTGGTGAGCTATTGGGTGTTCATTGTGTCGCAATCTTATTTCGTTGCGGTGTTTATGGTTTCTAAAATTGCGTTCAATACGGTCTTGTACGCATATTGCAAGCCTAATCATGGAGAAGTTATTGTGGAGGAGTTTGAGAAGGAAGGTCTTATTGGCTTGCCCTTCCATGACGATGGAAAGGTATCCAATGCTGTTTAA
- the LOC100792361 gene encoding uncharacterized protein, with amino-acid sequence MAPQNLCGFISQSQHIMKAHLLHFYTLSLLFLFPISSSFILSPTLFHLHQQITTNTNPSSLILFLLLYSLFISLFSTCGVISITNSVFHFFINDQPAMMNLRSAIKSIPASFFPFLTTTFISQAVFICISFSYALLLVLLTHNMAELARGTGLFFVAFPLLIVLMYLQVNWTLVPVIVVVESCWGLEPFRRSARLIKGMKGVALSSLFFYGFCTGSCALSFFNGITFNWAIIVICSFLFAMIMASNIAVNTVLYIYCKANHGENIADKEFGREYVNLAFHDGNSRLSCCL; translated from the coding sequence ATGGCCCCCCAAAACCTCTGTGGTTTCATTTCTCAATCTCAGCACATCATGAAAGCACACCTTCTTCACTTCTACACCCTCtccctcctcttcctcttccccatATCCTCCTCCTTCATCCTCTCTCCCACCCTCTTCCACCTTCACCAACAAATCACCACCAACACAAACCCTAGCTCTCTCATACTATTTCTTCTCCTATATTCCctctttatttctctcttctccaCCTGTGGAGTCATCAGCATCACCAACAGCGTCTTCCACTTCTTCATCAACGACCAACCTGCCATGATGAACCTCCGATCCGCCATCAAGTCCATCCCGGCTTCCTTCTTTCCCTTCCTCACGACCACATTCATCTCCCAAGCCGTCTTCATTTGCATATCTTTTTCATACGCGCTTCTCTTGGTTCTTCTCACTCACAACATGGCTGAGCTTGCCCGCGGAACCGGGTTGTTCTTTGTTGCGTTTCCTTTGCTGATTGTGCTTATGTATCTTCAAGTTAACTGGACCTTAGTGCCTGTGATCGTGGTGGTCGAATCATGCTGGGGTTTGGAGCCTTTCAGGAGAAGTGCGAGGTTGATCAAGGGAATGAAAGGGGTGGCTCTATCTTCCTTGTTCTTCTATGGATTCTGTACGGGGTCATGTGCGCTGAGCTTTTTTAATGGAATTACTTTTAATTGGGCAATAATTGTGATATGTTCTTTTTTGTTTGCGATGATTATGGCTTCTAACATTGCGGTCAATACGGTCTTGTACATATATTGCAAGGCCAATCATGGTGAAAATATTGCAGATAAGGAGTTTGGGAGGGAATATGTTAACTTGGCCTTCCATGATGGAAATTCGCGTCTCTCATgttgtttataa